A section of the Malania oleifera isolate guangnan ecotype guangnan chromosome 2, ASM2987363v1, whole genome shotgun sequence genome encodes:
- the LOC131148007 gene encoding scarecrow-like protein 33 isoform X2 has translation MDTLVGEFSGSMDGFKSNHDLVRMHSNQRLVKGFDNRNHRSTHNNFMNLPYHPHDPQVSSSLGPLLGSSLERDSPEESDYSDAVLKYINQILMEEDLEGKTCMFQDCFALQAFEKSFYDALGEKYPPSLHQPPSCVNRNVKSPDDDPSSHCSSTTTKNLAISSWVHGLGESGSSELQISLVRNFFLSTAQPDSHSSSGGDSLDGLADSPVSTLMVPNSLGRNQSVGQFRDIEEAHKFLMSDDDLSFNLENKRSILLEPNKSTLKTVTVAEEEGNHYLLNGSRGRKNHFREDSDDLEEGRSNKHSAIYAEETEQSELFDEVLLCRDASDEPALCVSNGASGHGASRKFQQSEQLNGSNGRTKRGKGQGNKGELVDLTTVLVHCAQAVASNDLRTARELLKQIRQHSSPFGDGSQRLAHCFANGLEARLAGHVGQLHTAFAALNRTSASDILKAYHVFISACPFKKMSNMFANQTIVNLAEKATRLHIIDFGILYGFQWPCLIQRLSARPGGPPKLRITGIELPQPGFRPAERVEETGRRLADYCARFHVPFEYNAIAKKWETIELEEFKIDKDELLVVNCLYRFRNLLDETVVANNNPRDAVLSMIRRINPDLFIHGVVNGTYNAPFFTTRFREALFHFSALFDMFEACVPREDEARMMYETEIYGRDAMNVIACEGSERVERPESYKQWLVRNLRAGFRQLPLNRDILRRVKSKVISGYHRDFVVDEDSQWMLQGWKGRIIFALSCWRTA, from the coding sequence ATGGATACCCTTGTTGGAGAATTTTCTGGTTCAATGGACGGATTCAAATCCAACCACGACTTAGTTAGAATGCATTCAAATCAAAGACTTGTCAAAGGATTTGATAATAGGAATCACCGTTCAACACACAACAACTTCATGAATCTTCCTTACCATCCGCATGATCCACAAGTTAGCAGCAGCTTAGGTCCACTGTTGGGATCGAGTTTGGAGAGAGATTCTCCTGAAGAGAGCGACTACTCTGATGCTGTTCTGAAGTACATAAACCAGATACTTATGGAAGAGGATTTGGAGGGTAAGACCTGCATGTTCCAGGATTGCTTTGCCCTTCAAGCTTTTGAGAAATCCTTCTATGATGCCCTTGGTGAGAAGTATCCCCCTTCACTCCATCAACCTCCATCTTGTGTCAATCGGAATGTCAAAAGCCCAGACGATGATCCCTCCTCCCATTGCAGTAGTACCACTACTAAAAACTTGGCTATCTCTAGCTGGGTTCATGGACTGGGGGAGTCTGGATCCTCTGAATTACAAATTTCACTTGTTAGAAATTTCTTCCTGTCCACTGCACAGCCTGATTCTCACTCAAGCAGTGGTGGTGATTCTCTTGACGGGTTAGCAGATTCTCCTGTAAGTACCCTTATGGTTCCAAATTCACTTGGCAGGAATCAATCTGTTGGGCAGTTCAGAGATATTGAAGAAGCCCATAAGTTCCTTATGAGTGATGATGATCTGAGTTTTAATTTGGAAAACAAAAGATCAATCCTTCTGGAACCAAACAAAAGCACTTTAAAGACAGTAACTGTTGCAGAGGAGGAGGGGAATCACTACTTATTGAATGGGTCTAGAGGGAGGAAAAATCATTTCCGCGAGGATAGTGATGatttggaagaaggaaggagtAACAAGCATTCAGCAATTTATGCTGAGGAGACGGAGCAGTCAGAGTTGTTTGATGAAGTGTTGCTGTGTAGGGATGCAAGCGATGAACCTGCATTGTGTGTTTCCAATGGAGCATCAGGACATGGTGCAAGCAGAAAGTTTCAGCAGAGTGAACAATTGAATGGATCAAATGGAAGAACAAAGCGAGGTAAGGGACAGGGTAATAAGGGGGAATTGGTGGATTTAACGACCGTTCTGGTGCATTGTGCACAAGCTGTGGCAAGCAATGACCTCAGGACTGCAAGGGAACTGCTGAAGCAGATTAGGCAGCACTCTTCTCCTTTCGGTGATGGGTCACAGAGATTGGCACATTGCTTTGCTAATGGCCTTGAGGCACGCTTGGCTGGTCATGTGGGGCAATTACATACAGCATTTGCAGCCCTTAATAGGACTTCAGCTTCGGATATCTTAAAAGCTTATCATGTATTTATATCAGCATGCCCTTTCAAGAAGATGTCGAATATGTTTGCCAATCAAACAATAGTAAATCTAGCCGAGAAGGCCACGAGGCTCCACATTATTGATTTTGGTATCCTCTATGGTTTCCAGTGGCCTTGCCTTATCCAGCGCCTTTCTGCAAGACCTGGCGGCCCTCCAAAGCTTCGCATTACTGGAATAGAGCTTCCCCAACCAGGCTTTCGCCCTGCAGAAAGGGTTGAAGAGACAGGACGTCGCTTAGCAGATTATTGTGCTAGATTTCATGTTCCATTTGAGTATAATGCTATTGCAAAGAAATGGGAAACTATAGAATTGGAGGAATTCAAGATTGACAAAGATGAGCTGCTTGTTGTGAATTGTTTGTACCGGTTCAGGAACCTACTTGATGAGACCGTGGTGGCAAACAACAACCCAAGGGATGCTGTGCTGAGCATGATCAGGAGGATAAATCCAGATCTTTTCATCCACGGGGTGGTTAATGGGACCTACAATGCCCCTTTCTTCACCACAAGGTTCCGGGAGGCACTCTTCCACTTCTCTGCATTGTTTGATATGTTTGAGGCATGTGTACCCCGTGAAGATGAAGCAAGGATGATGTATGAGACCGAGATATACGGGAGAGATGCGATGAATGTGATAGCATGCGAGGGTTCGGAGAGGGTTGAAAGGCCGGAATCATACAAGCAGTGGCTTGTCCGAAATCTTAGGGCTGGGTTTAGGCAGCTCCCACTAAACCGGGACATTTTGAGGAGAGTGAAGAGTAAGGTAATTTCAGGTTACCACAGGGATTTTGTGGTGGACGAGGACAGCCAGTGGATGTTGCAGGGATGGAAGGGCAGAATCATATTTGCTCTCTCCTGTTGGAGAACTGCCTAG
- the LOC131148007 gene encoding scarecrow-like protein 33 isoform X1, producing the protein MVFRAKKCCHLVCSNVLQCQNLSEVGLCAVFMDTLVGEFSGSMDGFKSNHDLVRMHSNQRLVKGFDNRNHRSTHNNFMNLPYHPHDPQVSSSLGPLLGSSLERDSPEESDYSDAVLKYINQILMEEDLEGKTCMFQDCFALQAFEKSFYDALGEKYPPSLHQPPSCVNRNVKSPDDDPSSHCSSTTTKNLAISSWVHGLGESGSSELQISLVRNFFLSTAQPDSHSSSGGDSLDGLADSPVSTLMVPNSLGRNQSVGQFRDIEEAHKFLMSDDDLSFNLENKRSILLEPNKSTLKTVTVAEEEGNHYLLNGSRGRKNHFREDSDDLEEGRSNKHSAIYAEETEQSELFDEVLLCRDASDEPALCVSNGASGHGASRKFQQSEQLNGSNGRTKRGKGQGNKGELVDLTTVLVHCAQAVASNDLRTARELLKQIRQHSSPFGDGSQRLAHCFANGLEARLAGHVGQLHTAFAALNRTSASDILKAYHVFISACPFKKMSNMFANQTIVNLAEKATRLHIIDFGILYGFQWPCLIQRLSARPGGPPKLRITGIELPQPGFRPAERVEETGRRLADYCARFHVPFEYNAIAKKWETIELEEFKIDKDELLVVNCLYRFRNLLDETVVANNNPRDAVLSMIRRINPDLFIHGVVNGTYNAPFFTTRFREALFHFSALFDMFEACVPREDEARMMYETEIYGRDAMNVIACEGSERVERPESYKQWLVRNLRAGFRQLPLNRDILRRVKSKVISGYHRDFVVDEDSQWMLQGWKGRIIFALSCWRTA; encoded by the exons ATGGTTTTTAGGGCCAAGAAATGCTGTCATCTGGTTTGTAGTAATGTTCTTCAATGTCAAAATCTATCAGAAGTGGGTTTGTGTGCG GTGTTTATGGATACCCTTGTTGGAGAATTTTCTGGTTCAATGGACGGATTCAAATCCAACCACGACTTAGTTAGAATGCATTCAAATCAAAGACTTGTCAAAGGATTTGATAATAGGAATCACCGTTCAACACACAACAACTTCATGAATCTTCCTTACCATCCGCATGATCCACAAGTTAGCAGCAGCTTAGGTCCACTGTTGGGATCGAGTTTGGAGAGAGATTCTCCTGAAGAGAGCGACTACTCTGATGCTGTTCTGAAGTACATAAACCAGATACTTATGGAAGAGGATTTGGAGGGTAAGACCTGCATGTTCCAGGATTGCTTTGCCCTTCAAGCTTTTGAGAAATCCTTCTATGATGCCCTTGGTGAGAAGTATCCCCCTTCACTCCATCAACCTCCATCTTGTGTCAATCGGAATGTCAAAAGCCCAGACGATGATCCCTCCTCCCATTGCAGTAGTACCACTACTAAAAACTTGGCTATCTCTAGCTGGGTTCATGGACTGGGGGAGTCTGGATCCTCTGAATTACAAATTTCACTTGTTAGAAATTTCTTCCTGTCCACTGCACAGCCTGATTCTCACTCAAGCAGTGGTGGTGATTCTCTTGACGGGTTAGCAGATTCTCCTGTAAGTACCCTTATGGTTCCAAATTCACTTGGCAGGAATCAATCTGTTGGGCAGTTCAGAGATATTGAAGAAGCCCATAAGTTCCTTATGAGTGATGATGATCTGAGTTTTAATTTGGAAAACAAAAGATCAATCCTTCTGGAACCAAACAAAAGCACTTTAAAGACAGTAACTGTTGCAGAGGAGGAGGGGAATCACTACTTATTGAATGGGTCTAGAGGGAGGAAAAATCATTTCCGCGAGGATAGTGATGatttggaagaaggaaggagtAACAAGCATTCAGCAATTTATGCTGAGGAGACGGAGCAGTCAGAGTTGTTTGATGAAGTGTTGCTGTGTAGGGATGCAAGCGATGAACCTGCATTGTGTGTTTCCAATGGAGCATCAGGACATGGTGCAAGCAGAAAGTTTCAGCAGAGTGAACAATTGAATGGATCAAATGGAAGAACAAAGCGAGGTAAGGGACAGGGTAATAAGGGGGAATTGGTGGATTTAACGACCGTTCTGGTGCATTGTGCACAAGCTGTGGCAAGCAATGACCTCAGGACTGCAAGGGAACTGCTGAAGCAGATTAGGCAGCACTCTTCTCCTTTCGGTGATGGGTCACAGAGATTGGCACATTGCTTTGCTAATGGCCTTGAGGCACGCTTGGCTGGTCATGTGGGGCAATTACATACAGCATTTGCAGCCCTTAATAGGACTTCAGCTTCGGATATCTTAAAAGCTTATCATGTATTTATATCAGCATGCCCTTTCAAGAAGATGTCGAATATGTTTGCCAATCAAACAATAGTAAATCTAGCCGAGAAGGCCACGAGGCTCCACATTATTGATTTTGGTATCCTCTATGGTTTCCAGTGGCCTTGCCTTATCCAGCGCCTTTCTGCAAGACCTGGCGGCCCTCCAAAGCTTCGCATTACTGGAATAGAGCTTCCCCAACCAGGCTTTCGCCCTGCAGAAAGGGTTGAAGAGACAGGACGTCGCTTAGCAGATTATTGTGCTAGATTTCATGTTCCATTTGAGTATAATGCTATTGCAAAGAAATGGGAAACTATAGAATTGGAGGAATTCAAGATTGACAAAGATGAGCTGCTTGTTGTGAATTGTTTGTACCGGTTCAGGAACCTACTTGATGAGACCGTGGTGGCAAACAACAACCCAAGGGATGCTGTGCTGAGCATGATCAGGAGGATAAATCCAGATCTTTTCATCCACGGGGTGGTTAATGGGACCTACAATGCCCCTTTCTTCACCACAAGGTTCCGGGAGGCACTCTTCCACTTCTCTGCATTGTTTGATATGTTTGAGGCATGTGTACCCCGTGAAGATGAAGCAAGGATGATGTATGAGACCGAGATATACGGGAGAGATGCGATGAATGTGATAGCATGCGAGGGTTCGGAGAGGGTTGAAAGGCCGGAATCATACAAGCAGTGGCTTGTCCGAAATCTTAGGGCTGGGTTTAGGCAGCTCCCACTAAACCGGGACATTTTGAGGAGAGTGAAGAGTAAGGTAATTTCAGGTTACCACAGGGATTTTGTGGTGGACGAGGACAGCCAGTGGATGTTGCAGGGATGGAAGGGCAGAATCATATTTGCTCTCTCCTGTTGGAGAACTGCCTAG